A region from the Drosophila ananassae strain 14024-0371.13 chromosome 2L, ASM1763931v2, whole genome shotgun sequence genome encodes:
- the LOC6500015 gene encoding band 7 protein AGAP004871 isoform X2, with product MLMLSPSNEAIEKDTLIYVMKKETDGSKTPPDEPPQQEFRRPSTEGDGKGVTTKRYIKTTETEKTSTFEKVAVGLCWVLVVLTFPFSLCLCLIVVPENYRIVVLRLGRLKKGLLGPGIVFYLPCIDILHRVDLRTRVNNVKPQDVLTKDSVTITVNAVVYYCIYNPIDSIIQVDDFRQATQMISQVTLRNVVGSKTLNILLTSRQALSREIQVAVAGITARWGVRVERVDVMDIVLPPSLERSLASEAEAVREARAKIILAEGELKASKALKEASDVMSENRITLQLRHLQILSSIATERRVRIIYPIPLEIMEPFMKDGKNGGDGKDSDGKSAIDKDGSAKETAAVVVGESSISAPKETGGVGGAPTPDDSAHNWRSGVGAPSSSGLMSNMFFSGQSFQADMEHIRTHGTVAPEPASPATSSELKSDFEPIRTHETVAPEPASPGTSEMQIAKDSKEGPTYVSVDIGSLKRNFVPYSTDSKASTEITAKQTRSVSQPPIAGHRLAFMDLLSYRDFLRTRL from the exons ATGTTAATGTTGAGCCCTTCGAACGAAGCCATAGAAAAGGATACTTTGA tttacgttatgaaaaaagaaacagatGGTAGCAAGACACCGCCTGACGAACCACCACAGCAAGAGTTTCGAAGGCCTTCTACTGAAGGAGATGGAAAAGGAGTGACAACAAAACGATACATTAAAACCA ccgAGACCGAGAAAACTTCTACATTTGAAAAGGTCGCAGTGGGTCTTTGCTGGGTGCTAGTGGTGTTGACGTTTCCTTTCTCCCTTTGCTTGTGCTTAATAGTAGTTCCCGAGAATTATCGGATTGTTGTCCTACGTCTGGGGCGCCTCAA GAAGGGCCTTCTCGGACCTGgtatagttttttatttgcccTGCATCGACATCCTTCACAGAGTTGACCTACGTACCCGTGTGAACAACGTAAAGCCACAGGATGTGCTCACCAAGGATTCGGTGACGATAACCGTGAACGCGGTTGTCTATTATTGCATTTACAATCCCATTGACTCGATTATCCAAGTCGATGATTTCCGGCAGGCCACGCAAATGATTTCTCAAGTAACTCTGCGAAATGTCGTCGGTTCCAAGACCCTCAACATCCTGCTTACTTCGCGTCAGGCCCTCTCCCGGGAAATTCAGGTGGCGGTAGCAGGTATCACAGCTCGTTGGGGAGTTCGGGTGGAGCGGGTGGATGT GATGGACATAGTTTTGCCACCAAGCTTGGAGCGGTCCTTGGCCAGTGAAGCGGAGGCTGTAAGAGAAGCTCGGGCCAAGATTATTTTGGCCGAAGGCGAACTCAAGGCCTCCAAGGCTCTGAAGGAGGCCTCGGATGTGATGTCGGAAAATAGGATCACGTTGCAA TTAAGACATCTACAGATTCTTTCGTCAATTGCCACGGAAAGAAGAGTGAGAATCATCTACCCTATCCCGCTGGAGATTATGGAACCTTTCATGAAGGACGGAAAAAATGGTGGTGATGGAAAAGATAGTGATGGAAAAAGTGCCATTGATAAAGATGGAAGTGCAAAAGAAACGGCTGCAGTTGTCGTAGGCGAATCTAGTATAAGTGCTCCAAAAGAAACCGGCGGAGTAGGTGGGGCTCCTACTCCAGATGATTCTGCGCATAACTGGCGCTCGGGTGTTGGAGCTCCGAGTAGTAGTGGCCTGATGTCTAATATGTTTTTTAGCGGACAAAGTTTTCAAGCAGACATGGAGCACATAAGGACCCACGGAACCGTTGCCCCAGAGCCTGCCAGTCCTGCAACTAGTAGTGAGCTAAAATCGGACTTCGAGCCCATAAGGACCCATGAAACCGTTGCCCCAGAACCAGCCAGTCCTGGAACAA GTGAAATGCAGATAGCAAAAGATTCGAAAGAGGGACCTACAT ATGTTTCTGTGGACATTGGATCATTAAAACGGA ACTTCGTACCATACTCTACGGACTCTAAGGCATCCACAGAGATTACCGCTAAACAGACAAGAAGTGTTTCCCAACCACCAA ttgCGGGACATCGGCTGGCGTTTATGGACCTGCTATCTTATCGAGACTTCCTGCGAACTCGTTTGTAA
- the LOC6500531 gene encoding ubiquitin-conjugating enzyme E2 H has product MANVVVNTTSPMAGRRLHRDVNRLLASGYHTIVDEDMANLDVRFEGPLGTAYEGGVWTVSVAMPQEYPLKAPRVRFVTKILHPNIEFTTGLVCMNVFKQAWSSNYDLVNIFDTFLPQLLRHPNPHDPLNHRAASIMMHSEQLFHEHVVLCVRMYALPPAVKPQSQTDESLEKRSSDLSLSDLLSDDEEDDVADAYAVASATDGTDASNAAGACAGAEPVGDD; this is encoded by the coding sequence ATGGCCAACGTGGTTGTGAACACAACGTCGCCGATGGCCGGGCGGCGCCTCCACAGGGACGTGAACCGGCTGCTGGCCTCCGGCTACCACACCATCGTGGACGAAGACATGGCCAATCTGGACGTGCGTTTCGAGGGGCCGCTGGGCACCGCCTACGAAGGAGGCGTATGGACTGTAAGCGTGGCCATGCCGCAGGAATATCCCTTGAAGGCGCCGCGCGTCCGTTTCGTCACCAAGATCCTGCACCCGAACATTGAATTCACCACGGGACTGGTTTGCATGAACGTCTTCAAGCAGGCATGGTCCTCCAACTACGACCTGGTGAACATCTTTGATACCTTCCTGCCCCAGCTGCTGCGCCATCCGAACCCCCATGATCCTCTAAACCATCGCGCCGCCTCCATCATGATGCACTCGGAGCAACTATTCCATGAGCATGTCGTCCTCTGCGTAAGGATGTACGCCCTGCCCCCCGCCGTCAAGCCCCAATCCCAGACGGACGAAAGCCTGGAGAAGCGTTCCTCAGACCTAAGTCTCTCCGATCTTCTCTCCGACGACGAAGAGGACGACGTCGCAGATGCATATGCCGTTGCATCTGCCACAGATGGCACAGACGCTTCCAATGCTGCAGGAGCTTGTGCTGGTGCAGAGCCTGTTGGTGACGATTAA
- the LOC6500014 gene encoding uncharacterized protein LOC6500014, with amino-acid sequence MRGQSAHVGAAWFTSLSDFQVQAIDGLFVALRDDSAEASVYRTQFCLSRLGITPMVRTRLLSKLITMSRCSDLAFLFFLREACYKPPEYAYSARILEGGIMYLDLEMTMRELDKILPPGVDITNKSNQHPTNRATHKMPVTENVKKKNTRSPYYVPLPKPKTPANFSSKFSSKPPLHVVSFPFWPAGEKPKYKVNENNRWFAAYRFEPIRRMLLDTVGEIMNEYWEDMGGAADLQPLCELHKEALKQAQLIKDEAVVKARDMANALMDLDTRKNEARKKQIIAMLDRDIEECTRRWQRLRRRDHTDVMLLDDENQMCSVDKVPTAVDSKKMKHICGEADVGKLNVAPNLGVHVIKGTRDVSLVKTLRISDLDVEPDCPTQPTERKLATCPPQLLGRKKPTKRVNMQQKMAEGVKDFGPCQKPLKKGRFFERPRPNGPFVFHYHEIAPRDANPGSFNVICNEAVRVIRDPESQMSCSSDNIYNCRLDPCTQVVAAIVACVEEMWSGSLEAYEQGHQDQEKDAADILNPCAREVVGSLDWTKTITHFDPNDKALMDRLLKDGFTELRKDPRCVYASFPNSHKSFVMLEWIKRRYGKTYTQKEICRLVRKGLPVFNRIASTMTNPPSPKPEGFTPEDTYDEEERLTKLANDLKNAYRMDFNNGILDKARKLWMAMVPHLNKDSSMIKTFYAYLPVRYTDMLA; translated from the coding sequence ATGCGGGGTCAGTCAGCACATGTGGGGGCCGCATGGTTCACCAGTCTATCAGACTTCCAGGTCCAGGCCATTGACGGCCTCTTTGTGGCGCTGCGAGACGACAGCGCCGAGGCATCTGTGTACCGGACCCAATTTTGCCTATCTCGGTTGGGGATTACGCCCATGGTGCGGACCCGGTTGCTGAGCAAGTTGATCACCATGAGTCGGTGCAGCGATCTGgccttcttgttttttttgcgcgAGGCCTGTTACAAGCCCCCGGAATACGCCTACAGTGCCCGCATCCTGGAGGGCGGAATTATGTATTTGGACCTGGAGATGACCATGAGGGAGCTGGATAAGATTCTGCCTCCAGGCGTGGATATCACGAACAAATCGAATCAGCACCCGACTAATAGAGCGACTCATAAAATGCCTGTTACTGAAAACGTAAAAAAGAAGAATACCCGGTCACCCTATTATGTGCCACTGCCGAAGCCCAAGACACCGGCGAACTTTTCAAGCAAATTCAGCAGCAAGCCACCACTGCACGTGGTCtcttttcctttttggccAGCGGGCGAGAAACCGAAATACAAGGTTAACGAGAACAACAGATGGTTTGCCGCCTACCGATTTGAGCCGATAAGAAGGATGCTCCTTGATACGGTAGGCGAAATCATGAATGAATATTGGGAGGACATGGGGGGAGCAGCCGACTTGCAGCCCTTGTGCGAGTTGCACAAGGAAGCTCTCAAGCAGGCCCAGCTCATCAAGGACGAGGCGGTGGTCAAGGCCAGGGACATGGCCAATGCTCTGATGGATCTCGATACGCGAAAGAATGAGGCTCGTAAAAAGCAAATCATAGCCATGCTGGATAGGGACATCGAGGAGTGCACTCGACGGTGGCAGCGTCTGAGGCGTCGGGACCACACGGACGTAATGCTGCTGGACGATGAAAATCAAATGTGCTCCGTGGACAAGGTTCCGACGGCAGTGGAttctaaaaaaatgaaacacatTTGCGGGGAGGCGGATGTTGGAAAACTGAATGTTGCCCCCAATTTGGGGGTGCACGTAATAAAAGGAACGAGAGATGTTAGTCTCGTAAAGACCCTTCGGATTTCGGATCTAGACGTAGAACCCGATTGCCCTACGCAACCCACAGAAAGAAAGTTGGCCACTTGTCCACCTCAGCTCCTAGGTCGGAAGAAACCCACGAAACGGGTTAATATGCAGCAAAAGATGGCTGAAGGAGTTAAGGACTTTGGACCTTGCCAGAAGCCTCTCAAAAAAGGACGCTTCTTTGAACGGCCACGTCCGAATGGGCCCTTTGTGTTCCACTACCATGAGATTGCTCCAAGAGACGCGAACCCGGGGTCTTTCAATGTGATTTGCAATGAGGCCGTTCGGGTTATCCGGGATCCCGAGTCGCAAATGTCCTGTTCCAGTGACAATATCTACAATTGCCGCCTTGATCCGTGCACCCAGGTGGTGGCTGCCATTGTGGCATGTGTTGAGGAAATGTGGTCCGGATCCCTGGAGGCTTATGAACAAGGACATCAAGACCAAGAAAAGGACGCGGCAGATATTTTGAATCCATGCGCCAGAGAAGTGGTAGGGTCGCTAGATTGGACAAAGACTATTACCCATTTCGATCCCAACGACAAGGCGCTGATGGATCGCCTCTTGAAAGATGGATTTACTGAGCTTCGTAAGGATCCGCGCTGTGTCTATGCCAGTTTCCCCAACTCCCACAAGTCTTTCGTAATGTTAGAGTGGATAAAGCGGCGGTATGGAAAGACGTACACTCAAAAGGAAATCTGCCGTTTGGTTCGAAAGGGATTACCCGTTTTCAACCGAATTGCCAGCACTATGACCAACCCTCCCAGTCCAAAGCCCGAGGGCTTCACCCCCGAGGATACCTATGACGAAGAGGAACGTCTAACCAAACTGGCCAATGATCTGAAGAATGCCTACCGTATGGATTTCAACAACGGCATCCTCGACAAGGCTCGTAAGCTTTGGATGGCCATGGTACCCCACCTGAACAAGGATAGCTCCATGATCAAAACATTCTATGCTTACCTACCTGTCCGGTACACGGACATGCTGGCATAG
- the LOC6500015 gene encoding band 7 protein AGAP004871 isoform X1: MLMLSPSNEAIEKDTLIYVMKKETDGSKTPPDEPPQQEFRRPSTEGDGKGVTTKRYIKTTETEKTSTFEKVAVGLCWVLVVLTFPFSLCLCLIVVPENYRIVVLRLGRLKKGLLGPGIVFYLPCIDILHRVDLRTRVNNVKPQDVLTKDSVTITVNAVVYYCIYNPIDSIIQVDDFRQATQMISQVTLRNVVGSKTLNILLTSRQALSREIQVAVAGITARWGVRVERVDVMDIVLPPSLERSLASEAEAVREARAKIILAEGELKASKALKEASDVMSENRITLQLRHLQILSSIATERRVRIIYPIPLEIMEPFMKDGKNGGDGKDSDGKSAIDKDGSAKETAAVVVGESSISAPKETGGVGGAPTPDDSAHNWRSGVGAPSSSGLMSNMFFSGQSFQADMEHIRTHGTVAPEPASPATSSELKSDFEPIRTHETVAPEPASPGTSSEMQIAKDSKEGPTYVSVDIGSLKRNFVPYSTDSKASTEITAKQTRSVSQPPIAGHRLAFMDLLSYRDFLRTRL; the protein is encoded by the exons ATGTTAATGTTGAGCCCTTCGAACGAAGCCATAGAAAAGGATACTTTGA tttacgttatgaaaaaagaaacagatGGTAGCAAGACACCGCCTGACGAACCACCACAGCAAGAGTTTCGAAGGCCTTCTACTGAAGGAGATGGAAAAGGAGTGACAACAAAACGATACATTAAAACCA ccgAGACCGAGAAAACTTCTACATTTGAAAAGGTCGCAGTGGGTCTTTGCTGGGTGCTAGTGGTGTTGACGTTTCCTTTCTCCCTTTGCTTGTGCTTAATAGTAGTTCCCGAGAATTATCGGATTGTTGTCCTACGTCTGGGGCGCCTCAA GAAGGGCCTTCTCGGACCTGgtatagttttttatttgcccTGCATCGACATCCTTCACAGAGTTGACCTACGTACCCGTGTGAACAACGTAAAGCCACAGGATGTGCTCACCAAGGATTCGGTGACGATAACCGTGAACGCGGTTGTCTATTATTGCATTTACAATCCCATTGACTCGATTATCCAAGTCGATGATTTCCGGCAGGCCACGCAAATGATTTCTCAAGTAACTCTGCGAAATGTCGTCGGTTCCAAGACCCTCAACATCCTGCTTACTTCGCGTCAGGCCCTCTCCCGGGAAATTCAGGTGGCGGTAGCAGGTATCACAGCTCGTTGGGGAGTTCGGGTGGAGCGGGTGGATGT GATGGACATAGTTTTGCCACCAAGCTTGGAGCGGTCCTTGGCCAGTGAAGCGGAGGCTGTAAGAGAAGCTCGGGCCAAGATTATTTTGGCCGAAGGCGAACTCAAGGCCTCCAAGGCTCTGAAGGAGGCCTCGGATGTGATGTCGGAAAATAGGATCACGTTGCAA TTAAGACATCTACAGATTCTTTCGTCAATTGCCACGGAAAGAAGAGTGAGAATCATCTACCCTATCCCGCTGGAGATTATGGAACCTTTCATGAAGGACGGAAAAAATGGTGGTGATGGAAAAGATAGTGATGGAAAAAGTGCCATTGATAAAGATGGAAGTGCAAAAGAAACGGCTGCAGTTGTCGTAGGCGAATCTAGTATAAGTGCTCCAAAAGAAACCGGCGGAGTAGGTGGGGCTCCTACTCCAGATGATTCTGCGCATAACTGGCGCTCGGGTGTTGGAGCTCCGAGTAGTAGTGGCCTGATGTCTAATATGTTTTTTAGCGGACAAAGTTTTCAAGCAGACATGGAGCACATAAGGACCCACGGAACCGTTGCCCCAGAGCCTGCCAGTCCTGCAACTAGTAGTGAGCTAAAATCGGACTTCGAGCCCATAAGGACCCATGAAACCGTTGCCCCAGAACCAGCCAGTCCTGGAACAAGTA GTGAAATGCAGATAGCAAAAGATTCGAAAGAGGGACCTACAT ATGTTTCTGTGGACATTGGATCATTAAAACGGA ACTTCGTACCATACTCTACGGACTCTAAGGCATCCACAGAGATTACCGCTAAACAGACAAGAAGTGTTTCCCAACCACCAA ttgCGGGACATCGGCTGGCGTTTATGGACCTGCTATCTTATCGAGACTTCCTGCGAACTCGTTTGTAA
- the LOC6500530 gene encoding probable citrate synthase 2, mitochondrial, whose translation MKNGRAFNKYLPNSRMALLRITRSYGDCSKGDGIKAKLEKAIPQQREYFLGIKCLHGKTSIGNIPVNSVMGGMRGLPLLICLTSSLHPTKGIFYRGMPIKDVCAKLPRVKKGSSEGTPEGAFFFLTTGSMPTKEEAQGVTNEWNKRGKVPDYCLKMLDSLDKKIHPMAQLSAASACLNLNSKFVEAYKKGAKRADYWQYVYEDSMNLCAMLPTVAAIIYTNVFKGGKGCRELNKDQDWSGNYSTMLGLPDEDFIDLMRLYMVIHADHESGNVSAHASHLVGSALSDPYLCYSASMCGLAGPLHGLANQEVLVWLTKLRKAIGDEPSDEEIKKFIDDTLKGGQVIPGFGHAVLRDTDPRFTLQNEFAMKHCKDDPGVKLVTRLWKIVPEVLKKLGKVANPFPNVDAHSGVLLQHYCLMEMNYYTVLFGVSRALGVLSQLIWSRALGYPLERPKSISTSDLCTFIQKAEKAGKDKKKKC comes from the exons ATGAAGAATGGTAGGGCCTTCAATAAGTACCTACCAAATTCAAGGATGGCTTTG ttgcgCATAACTCGATCGTATGGCGATTGCAGTAAAGGTGATGGAATTAAGGCCAAATTGGAAAAGGCCATACCTCAGCAGCGAGAATATTTTTTGGGAATTAAATGCCTGCACGGAAAGACTAGTATTGGAAATATCCCGGTTAACAGTGTGATGGGCGGAATGCGCGGCCTGCCGCTGTTGATCTGTTTAACTTCTAG TTTACATCCTACGAAAGGTATCTTTTACCGTGGTATGCCAATAAAAGACGTCTGCGCAAAACTCCCTCGAGTAAAGAAAGGATCAAGCGAAGGTACCCCCGAAggcgcctttttttttctaactACCGGATCAATGCCCACAAAAGAAGAGGCCCAGGGCGTGACAAATGAATGGAATAAACGTGGCAAGGTGCCGGATTACTGTTTGAAGATGCTTGATTCACTGGATAAGAAAATTCATCCGATGGCACAGCTTTCTGCCGCATCTGCTTGCTTGAACTTAAACAGTAAGTTCGTGGAAGCATATAAGAAGGGAGCTAAACGGGCAGACTACTGGCAGTACGTTTACGAGGATTCCATGAATTTGTGCGCAATGCTCCCCACTGTAGCGGCGATTATCTACACCAACGTGTTTAAGGGCGGCAAGGGATGTCGGGAGCTGAATAAGGATCAGGACTGGTCGGGAAATTACAGTACCATGCTCGGTCTTCCAGACGAAGACTTCATCGATCTGATGCGACTTTACATGGTTATACACGCCGACCACGAGAGCGGAAATGTCTCGGCTCACGCTAGTCACCTAGTGGGATCTGCCCTCAGCGACCCGTACCTTTGCTACTCGGCCAGTATGTGCGGATTGGCTGGGCCACTCCACGGATTAGCCAACCAGGAGGTTCTGGTTTGGTTGACGAAGTTACGAAAAGCTATAGGGGATGAACCGTCGGACGAAGAAATCAAAAAGTTTATTGACGATACTCTGAAAGGCGGGCAG GTTATTCCCGGCTTTGGACATGCTGTGCTGAGGGACACTGATCCACGATTCACTCTGCAAAACGAATTTGCCATGAAGCACTGCAAAGATGATCCTGGCGTAAAATTAGTGACTCGCTTATGGAAAATCGTACCCGAAGTGTTGAAAAAATTGGGAAAAGTGGCCAATCCCTTCCCCAATGTGGACGCCCATTCCGGAGTTCTTTTACAACATTATTGCTTAATGGAGATGAACTATTATACGGTGCTGTTTGGAGTCTCAAGGGCTTTAGGCGTGCTTTCCCAACTGATTTGGTCCCGTGCATTGGGTTATCCACTTGAGAGGCCGAAGTCTATATCTACATCTGATCTATGCACTTTTATTCAAAAAGCGGAGAAAGCAGGCAaagataagaaaaaaaaatgttga